One segment of Brassica napus cultivar Da-Ae chromosome C3, Da-Ae, whole genome shotgun sequence DNA contains the following:
- the LOC106407037 gene encoding uncharacterized protein LOC106407037, with translation MVLKELHWFQSYNYAAVVPHSPGGGGLFLAWKKDIDLMVKHATNNYIDTRILFKSISFHATFVYGEPEVSKRLQVWNEISNLHSTNGGPWFLTGDFSEIIDNSEKSGGPDRAEGTFGAFRSFLSQNDLFDLKHSGSYLSWRGKRHTHLVLCRLDRALSNSDWADLFPACRSQYLKYEGSDHRPLLSLLDTSKKKGVKIFRFDRRLNDNMEIKKLVSSVWTRNENLSVEARLSLCRQAICKWCREFYENNQKGLEDIRNKLDVALSDLQPDEVLIQKLNSDLLQLYKAEEYFWKQRSRQLLLSLGDSNTSYFHAISKDLFKSSEYLGNRIVHGAIQPCITSEQNEKLIAIPQEREITEATFSINGEKAPGPDGFSASFFHANWEVVGPAVIFEIQAFFSIGFLAPSINKTHVRLIPKVLGAKTVEEYRPIALCNIYYKIISKLISIRLKNVLGVLVSENQSAFVSGRAIADNVLITHEVLQFLKTSKAEIRCSMAVKTDMSKAYDRIEWQFISDVPYRFGFHAIWINWILQCITTVSYSYLINETVYGNVLPLRGIRQGDPLSPYVFILCGEVLSGLCREAVRKGLLQGIRVARGCPRINHLLFADDTMFFCLASQSNCEALQAVLTDYGKSSGQRINKNKSSITFSSKTPHAIKENAKSVLGITKEGGLGKYLGLPEHFGRRKRDLFTSIVDRIRQKTVSWSARRLSKAGKLTMLKAILSAIPTYSMSCFQLPVSLCKRIQSVLTRFWWDETKGKRKICWVAWDQLTKPKALGGLGLRDIQCFNQALLAKLAWRIITAPESLFSRILMGKYCHNKSFLEIAPSQSCSHGWRSILHGRDLLKENLGTSIGNVQTTKIWKDSWISLDKILKPMGPIKESALDLTVADLLTSELKWNKQRIEELLPDLTEQIQCLKPSSTGAEDSFIWHQTASGIYSTKSGYFAATSHNHHTQLTRSEGEFSWIRDIWAGKFSPKMKTFLWSIVHKAISLGSNLQRRGMTSATPCVRCQDTENEMHCFFNCQYAKNVWDLIPLSKAVHLAAGMIFPEVVVKFRRVICLPPSGISFNILPWVLWAIWTARNTLIFEGRYQSPEETALKGIKLAREWTNSQNQSSGKKDLPQSQQFQSRAPPQINLDNDQVTCKTDAAWHKEKLVAGLGWVFSGPKLESPIKGSMCEASIGSPLVAEASAVRSAMCMAINLEFSSLEVLSDNLTLIRAISGITQAKEIIGIVKDIRSISTEFASISFAHISRSLNVEADNLAKESLRFSYLLY, from the exons ATGGTGTTGAAAGAACTCCATTGGTTTCAAAGCTACAACTACGCTGCTGTTGTTCCCCATAGCCCCGGAGGAGGAGGCCTCTTCCTTGCCTGGAAAAAAGACATCGATCTCATGGTTAAACATGCAACAAACAATTACATTGATACGAGGATACTGTTTAAAAGCATCAGTTTCCACGCAACCTTTGTGTACGGGGAGCCAGAGGTTTCAAAAAGATTACAAGTTTGGAATGAGATATCTAATCTACACTCAACAAATGGAGGGCCATGGTTTCTTACTGGAGATTTCAGTGAAATTATTGACAACAGTGAGAAGAGCGGAGGCCCAGATAGAGCAGAAGGAACCTTCGGAGCCTTTAGATCCTTTCTTTCTCAAAACGATCTTTTTGACCTCAAACACTCAGGCAGCTATCTATCTTGGAGGGGAAAGAGACATACGCACCTAGTCTTGTGCAGACTGGATAGAGCTCTAAGCAACAGTGATTGGGCTGATTTATTCCCAGCGTGTAGAAGTCAATACCTCAAGTACGAAGGGTCTGATCACAGACCTCTCCTCTCGCTCCTGGATACATCAAAAAAGAAAGGTGTAAAGATTTTTAGATTCGACAGACGACTAAATGATAACATGGAAATAAAGAAACTGGTATCTTCAGTCTGGACGAGAAATGAAAACTTATCAGTTGAGGCTCGACTTTCTTTATGTCGTCAGGCCATTTGCAAATGGTGCAGAGAGTTCTACGAGAACAACCAGAAGGGCCTGGAGGACATACGTAACAAACTTGATGTCGCTCTGTCTGATCTACAACCAGATGAAGTTTTGATTCAGAAGCTCAACTCAGACCTTCTCCAGCTCTACAAAGCAGAGGAATATTTCTGGAAACAAAGAAGCAGACAATTATTGTTAAGTCTGGGAGACTCAAACACGAGCTATTTCCATGCTATCTCAAAAG ATCTGTTCAAATCATCAGAGTATCTCGGGAATCGGATAGTTCATGGGGCTATACAACCTTGCATAACATCAGAGCAAAATGAGAAACTGATAGCTATTCcacaagagagagagatcacCGAAGCCACATTCTCGATAAATGGAGAAAAGGCGCCAGGACCAGATGGCTTTTCAGCCAGTTTCTTTCACGCCAACTGGGAAGTAGTTGGTCCAGCAGTGATCTTCGAGATACAAGCCTTCTTCTCAATAGGTTTCCTCGCACCATCAATAAACAAGACTCATGTCAGGCTCATTCCAAAGGTTCTGGGAGCTAAAACGGTGGAAGAGTACAGGCCAATTGCCTTATGCAACATTTACTACAAGATCATCTCTAAACTAATCTCTATCAGATTAAAGAATGTTCTTGGAGTACTAGTATCAGAAAATCAATCAGCATTTGTTTCGGGAAGGGCAATTGCAGACAATGTACTTATTACGCATGAGGTACTACAGTTTCTAAAGACATCAAAAGCGGAAATAAGGTGTTCTATGGCAGTTAAAACAGATATGTCAAAAGCCTATGACAGGATCGAATGGCAGTTCATCTCAGATGTCCCATACCGGTTTGGTTTCCATGCAATTTGGATAAATTGGATCTTGCAATGCATCACTACAGTCTCCTACTCCTATCTTATAAATGAGACAGTGTATGGAAATGTTTTACCTCTCCGAGGAATCAGGCAAGGTGACCCACTGTCTCCTTATGTGTTTATCCTCTGCGGTGAAGTTCTCTCAGGGCTGTGTAGAGAGGCTGTGAGGAAAGGCCTACTTCAGGGTATAAGAGTGGCACGAGGTTGTCCAAGAATAAATCATCTGCTCTTCGCAGATGATACGATGTTCTTCTGTCTTGCGTCTCAATCAAATTGCGAAGCACTCCAAGCAGTACTCACAGACTATGGAAAAAGCTCTGGACAGAGGATCAATAAGAACAAGTCGTCTATCACCTTCTCAAGTAAAACTCCCCATGCAATCAAAGAGAATGCCAAATCAGTATTGGGAATCACAAAGGAAGGGGGCTTAGGCAAGTACCTTGGCCTTCCAGAGCATTTTgggagaagaaaaagagatttattTACCTCTATCGTGGATAGAATCCGACAGAAAACAGTAAGCTGGTCTGCAAGGAGGTTATCAAAAGCCGGAAAGCTCACAATGCTTAAGGCCATCCTCAGCGCAATACCTACGTATTCCATGTCGTGTTTTCAGCTACCGGTGAGCCTCTGCAAAAGAATCCAGTCAGTACTGACCAGATTCTGGTGGGATGAGACGAAAGGCAAAAGGAAAATATGCTGGGTTGCTTGGGACCAACTAACGAAGCCTAAAGCTCTGGGGGGTTTGGGGCTCAGAGATATCCAATGTTTCAATCAAGCTCTATTAGCAAAGCTAGCCTGGCGTATTATTACAGCACCAGAGAGTCTCTTTTCACGTATTCTCATGGGAAAATATTGCCACAACAAGAGTTTCCTAGAGATAGCACCCTCGCAGAGCTGTTCCCATGGATGGAGGAGTATACTCCATGGGCGAGACCTTTTGAAAGAAAACCTAGGGACATCTATAGGAAATGTACAAACGACCAAGATTTGGAAGGATTCTTGGATCTCATTGGATAAGATCCTAAAACCTATGGGACCTATCAAGGAATCAGCCCTAGACCTAACGGTAGCAGATCTACTAACTTCCGAACTCAAATGGAACAAGCAGAGAATCGAGGAGCTCTTACCAGACCTCACCGAGCAGATACAATGTTTAAAGCCAAGCTCAACGGGGGCGGAAGACTCCTTTATCTGGCACCAGACAGCTTCGGGCATTTACTCCACCAAATCGGGTTACTTTGCTGCAACTTCTCACAACCATCATACACAGCTAACAAGATCAGAAGGAGAATTTAGCTGGATCAGAGACATTTGGGCAGGCAAATTCTCACCTAAGATGAAAACGTTCCTCTGGTCCATTGTCCATAAAGCTATCTCTCTAGGCTCAAATCTGCAAAGAAGAGGTATGACATCAGCAACGCCTTGTGTTAGATGCCAAGATACAGAGAATGAGATGCATTGTTTCTTCAACTGCCAGTACGCGAAGAATGTTTGGGATCTTATCCCCCTTAGCAAAGCAGTTCACCTGGCTGCGGGGATGATTTTCCCAGAGGTAGTAGTCAAATTTAGGAGAGTTATCTGTCTGCCTCCCTCAGGAATCTCTTTTAACATCCTCCCCTGGGTCTTATGGGCCATCTGGACGGCGAGAAACACCCTCATCTTCGAAGGACGATACCAATCTCCTGAGGAAACAGCACTGAAAGGGATTAAGTTAGCAAGAGAATGGACCAATTCGCAAAATCAATCCTCTGGAAAGAAGGACCTACCTCAGAGTCAGCAATTCCAATCGCGAGCACCACCACAGATTAATCTCGATAACGACCAAGTGACATGCAAGACAGACGCGGCGTGGCACAAGGAAAAGCTCGTAGCAGGACTAGGGTGGGTGTTCTCGGGTCCGAAACTCGAATCTCCCATCAAAGGATCGATGTGTGAAGCTTCGATAGGCTCCCCTCTAGTTGCAGAGGCTTCTGCAGTCAGATCAGCTATGTGTATGGCGATCAATTTGGAGTTCAGCTCTCTTGAGGTGCTCTCCGACAACTTAACGCTCATCCGAGCAATCTCCGGCATCACTCAAGCTAAGGAAATCATCGGTATTGTGAAAGACATCCGATCGATTTCTACTGAGTTTGCATCAATCTCTTTTGCGCATATCTCTCGTTCTCTGAACGTGGAAGCGGATAACCTCGCAAAAGAATCTCTGCGTTTTTCATATCTTCTGTATTGA
- the LOC106416754 gene encoding WAT1-related protein At5g64700, which produces MDMETKKPYMMVTMIQLIYAIMFLISKSVLDGGMNTFVFVFYRQAFATMFLAPLAFFFERKSAPPLSFVTFIKIFILSLFGMTLSLDLNGIALSYTSATLAAATTASLPAITFFFALFLGMESLTVKSIQGTAKLLGITVCMGGVITLALYKGPLLKLPLCLHLHHHQNIPGHVSGGSTSWLKGCVLMVTSNILWGLWLVLQGRVLKVYPSKLYFTTLHCLLSSIQSFVIAIAVERDISAWKLGWNLRLVAVIYCGFIVTGVAYYLQSWVIEKRGPVFLSMFTPLSLFFTILSSAVLLCEIISLGSILGGLLLIIGLYCVLWGKSREEKNANDEKTEQHHEDDAVCNEVKVVIS; this is translated from the exons ATGGACATGGAGACCAAGAAACCATACATGATGGTGACTATGATACAACTCATATATGCGATCATGTTTCTGATCTCCAAATCTGTATTAGATGGCGGAATGAACACTTTCGTCTTCGTTTTCTATCGTCAAGCGTTCGCTACCATGTTCTTGGCTCCTCTCGCTTTCTTCTTTGAGCG caaAAGTGCTCCACCTCTTTCATTTGTGACCTTCATCAAGATCTTCATCCTCTCTCTATTTGG TATGACATTGAGCTTGGACTTAAACGGAATCGCATTATCATACACGTCGGCGACTTTGGCCGCCGCCACAACAGCTTCCCTTCCGGCCATAACATTCTTCTTCGCTCTCTTTCTTGG AATGGAGTCGCTTACGGTTAAGAGCATACAAGGAACAGCGAAGCTTTTGGGGATAACTGTGTGCATGGGAGGAGTAATTACATTAGCCCTTTACAAAGGTCCACTGTTGAAATTACCTTTATGTCTTCACCTTCATCATCACCAAAATATTCCCGGCCACGTCTCCGGCGGTTCCACCTCGTGGCTCAAAGGATGTGTCCTCATGGTCACCTCCAACATTTTATGGGGTCTCTGGCTCGTTTTGCAG GGCCGTGTGTTAAAGGTTTACCCATCGAAGCTATACTTCACAACTCTTCATTGTCTGCTGAGTTCAATTCAATCTTTTGTCATCGCGATTGCAGTCGAGAGAGATATCTCAGCATGGAAGCTTGGTTGGAACCTACGACTCGTTGCAGTCATTTACTGT GGATTCATTGTAACAGGCGTAGCATATTATTTGCAATCATGGGTTATAGAAAAGAGGGGACCTGTTTTCTTATCAATGTTCACTCCTTTGTCTCTCTTCTTCACTATCCTCTCTTCAGCGGTTCTACTTTGTGAAATCATCAGTCTTGGAAG TATTCTAGGTGGATTATTGTTGATTATAGGACTCTACTGTGTGCTGTGGGGGAAAAGTAGAGAGGAAAAGAACGCTAATGATGAGAAGACAGAGCAACATCACGAAGATGATGCCGTTTGCAATGAAGTGAAGGTTGTCATTAGTTGA